One window from the genome of Anolis sagrei isolate rAnoSag1 chromosome 4, rAnoSag1.mat, whole genome shotgun sequence encodes:
- the LOC137096785 gene encoding uncharacterized protein, translating to MNSGGQSRNGASAFGCGQRSGGSGGNGGNGRNGGNGGNGGNGRNGGNGGNGGKGGNGGEESPDMGQVAQTLQDAAKKLGDLAKTISGASQDQEPYLRQQVIYKVRELICNVSAGAGNDLDLACLLRCLKCWGAGSSE from the exons ATGAATTCCGGAGGGCAGAGCAGGAACGGAGCCTCCGCCTT TGGTTGCGGCCAGAGAAGTGGAGGCAGTGGAGGGAATGGAGGAAACGGAAGAAACGGAGGGAATGGAGGAAACGGAGGGAACGGAAGAAacggagggaatggagggaacgGAGGGAAAGGCGGCAACGGCGGCGAGGAGAGCCCGGACATGGGCCAAGTGGCCCAGACCCTGCAGGACGCGGCCAAAAAGCTGGGCGACTTAGCCAAGACCATCTCGGGCGCCTCCCAGGACCAGGAACCTTACCTGCGCCAGCAG gTGATCTACAAAGTCCGCGAGCTCATCTGCAACGTCTCCGCAGGTGCAGGCAACGACCTGGACCTGGCCTGCCTGCTCCGATGCCTCAAGTGCTGGGGGGCTGGGTCCTCAGAGTGA